A genomic segment from Brevundimonas sp. SORGH_AS_0993 encodes:
- a CDS encoding M3 family oligoendopeptidase, whose protein sequence is MNALFKTPDADAPLWDLSDLYASREDARVAQDMARARALVDRMNALQGQLVETRTDAAALGAVLDQAIDLYEQASDVLGALGSYAFLAASTARDDPGAQGFEADVREKITAIATPTVWLTLEINQIDEAELEAALAAHPGAARWRPWLRRVRAMKPHELSAELETFIAERGPIAAQWPRLFDEQLAALRAVVGKKGANAESLTLAEALNRLSDAKPARRKAAAEGLSEALAARAPTLALVLNTVAADKAMEDRWRGFKRPADSRHLANEVDGEAVDAMAEAVAAAYPRLSHRYYALKAKAMGKARLDHWDRNAPLETTAPRAFSWSQGRRIVLDSFSDLGGDFADRAAGFFDKPWIDGRARPGKQSGAYAHPVTADRHPYVFLNWMGERRDVLTLAHELGHGVHQTLAADQGTLLADTPLTLAETASIFAEGLTFDRLLATAPRAEQRGLLAGRIEDGLNTVVRQIAFHRFETRFHDERLKGEVSQHRINELWLEEMGASLGPAVTLNPGYEHWWSYVSHFVHSPFYVYAYAFGDLLVAALMEARRKDPTGFAPLYRDLLAGGGARTYVEALKPFDLNPRDPAFWSVGCRRLERLIDQFEALG, encoded by the coding sequence ATGAACGCCCTCTTCAAGACGCCCGACGCCGACGCCCCTCTGTGGGACCTGTCCGACCTCTACGCCTCGCGCGAGGATGCGCGGGTGGCGCAGGACATGGCCAGGGCGCGCGCCCTGGTGGATCGGATGAACGCTCTGCAGGGCCAACTGGTCGAGACGCGCACGGATGCGGCGGCTCTGGGCGCCGTGCTGGACCAGGCGATCGATCTGTATGAACAGGCGTCTGACGTGCTGGGCGCCCTGGGCTCCTATGCCTTCCTGGCCGCCTCCACCGCGCGCGACGACCCGGGCGCGCAAGGGTTCGAGGCCGATGTGCGGGAAAAGATCACCGCCATCGCCACGCCGACGGTCTGGCTGACGTTGGAGATCAATCAGATCGACGAGGCCGAGTTGGAAGCGGCGCTGGCCGCCCATCCGGGGGCTGCGCGCTGGCGGCCCTGGCTGCGGCGTGTGCGGGCGATGAAGCCCCATGAGCTGTCGGCCGAACTGGAGACCTTCATCGCCGAGCGCGGGCCGATCGCAGCCCAGTGGCCGCGCCTGTTCGACGAACAACTGGCCGCCCTGCGCGCCGTCGTCGGCAAGAAGGGCGCGAACGCCGAAAGCCTGACCCTGGCCGAGGCGCTGAACCGTTTGTCGGACGCCAAGCCGGCCCGACGAAAGGCCGCCGCCGAAGGGCTGTCGGAGGCTCTGGCCGCTCGCGCCCCGACCCTGGCCCTGGTGCTGAATACGGTCGCCGCCGACAAGGCGATGGAGGATCGCTGGCGCGGGTTCAAACGCCCGGCCGACAGCCGCCATCTGGCCAACGAGGTGGACGGCGAGGCGGTGGACGCCATGGCCGAAGCGGTCGCCGCCGCCTATCCGCGCCTGTCGCACCGCTATTACGCCCTGAAGGCCAAGGCGATGGGCAAGGCGCGGCTGGACCACTGGGACCGCAACGCTCCGCTGGAGACGACCGCGCCGCGCGCCTTCAGCTGGAGCCAGGGCCGCCGGATCGTGCTGGACAGCTTTTCCGACCTGGGCGGCGACTTCGCGGACCGGGCCGCCGGCTTTTTCGACAAACCCTGGATCGACGGGCGCGCGCGGCCCGGCAAGCAGTCGGGCGCCTATGCCCACCCGGTGACGGCGGATCGCCACCCCTATGTCTTCCTGAACTGGATGGGCGAGCGGCGCGACGTTCTGACCCTGGCGCATGAACTGGGCCACGGCGTTCACCAGACCCTGGCGGCGGACCAGGGCACGCTGCTGGCCGACACGCCCCTGACCCTGGCCGAGACCGCTTCCATCTTCGCCGAGGGTCTGACCTTCGACCGGCTGCTGGCGACGGCGCCCAGGGCTGAACAGCGCGGGCTCCTGGCGGGGCGGATCGAGGACGGGCTGAACACCGTGGTGCGTCAGATCGCCTTCCACCGTTTCGAGACCCGCTTCCACGACGAGCGGCTGAAGGGAGAGGTGTCGCAGCACCGCATCAATGAACTGTGGCTGGAAGAGATGGGGGCGTCGCTCGGGCCGGCGGTGACGCTGAACCCCGGCTATGAGCACTGGTGGAGTTATGTCAGCCACTTCGTGCATTCCCCGTTCTACGTCTATGCCTACGCCTTCGGCGACCTGCTGGTGGCGGCCTTGATGGAGGCGCGGCGCAAGGATCCCACGGGTTTCGCACCCCTGTATCGCGACCTTCTGGCCGGCGGCGGGGCGCGCACCTATGTCGAGGCGCTGAAGCCCTTCGACCTGAACCCGCGCGACCCGGCCTTCTGGAGCGTGGGCTGCCGGCGGCTGGAACGGTTGATCGACCAGTTCGAAGCCCTGGGCTAG
- a CDS encoding DUF6607 family protein encodes MRAILIAAALLAAAPAAQALETAAQPPAAAPANAFERDRHSILAQAGQYRVHFDMRENVSFRADYDPLEEKLSGGSEIVRVVYDKGDRISLQHILVMEHDGQTIVVKHWRQDWAYQPETVLTYAGPNQWVLTPVSADQRQGAWSQTVWQTDDSPRYGGVGRWTYENGLSAWTSNPTWRPLARRDAVRNPVYDRYLGTNRHILKPDGWVHIQDNMKMSGRAGGEPIAIVQEDVINTYDRNDSYSAKPGDDYWAKTQAFWAAVRDAWDAAIAAGNGVHLQEEAQTGAVTGMPLMDLAQAVADGKTPETQAIAQARTLIAQATTPR; translated from the coding sequence ATGCGCGCCATACTGATCGCCGCCGCCCTGCTGGCCGCCGCCCCTGCCGCCCAGGCGCTGGAGACCGCCGCCCAGCCGCCCGCCGCCGCGCCCGCCAACGCCTTCGAGCGGGATCGTCACTCGATCCTGGCGCAGGCCGGCCAGTACCGCGTTCATTTCGACATGCGCGAGAACGTCAGCTTCCGCGCCGACTACGATCCGCTGGAGGAAAAGCTGTCCGGCGGCAGCGAGATCGTGCGCGTCGTCTATGACAAGGGCGACCGGATCAGCCTGCAGCATATCCTGGTGATGGAGCACGACGGCCAGACCATCGTGGTCAAGCACTGGCGCCAGGACTGGGCCTATCAGCCCGAGACGGTCCTGACCTACGCCGGGCCGAACCAGTGGGTCCTGACGCCCGTGTCGGCCGATCAACGCCAGGGCGCCTGGTCCCAGACGGTATGGCAGACGGACGATTCGCCGCGCTATGGCGGCGTCGGCCGCTGGACCTATGAGAACGGTCTGTCGGCCTGGACATCCAACCCGACATGGCGGCCGCTGGCGCGGCGCGACGCGGTGCGCAACCCCGTCTATGACCGCTATCTGGGGACCAACCGCCATATCCTGAAGCCGGACGGCTGGGTTCACATTCAGGACAATATGAAGATGTCGGGTCGGGCGGGCGGCGAGCCGATCGCCATCGTCCAGGAAGACGTCATAAACACCTACGACCGCAACGACAGCTATTCGGCCAAGCCGGGCGACGACTACTGGGCGAAGACGCAAGCGTTCTGGGCGGCCGTGCGCGACGCCTGGGACGCGGCCATCGCAGCCGGAAACGGCGTCCATCTACAGGAAGAGGCCCAGACCGGCGCCGTCACAGGAATGCCGTTGATGGACCTGGCCCAGGCGGTGGCGGACGGCAAGACGCCCGAAACCCAAGCCATCGCCCAGGCCCGCACCCTGATCGCCCAGGCCACAACACCCCGCTGA
- a CDS encoding aa3-type cytochrome c oxidase subunit IV — MADPHHADEANAYVRGDMAIKEQISTFRLFLNLAKWGSLAVACLVLMLTLWFHPGRRLRRGASGRSGPGRGRIFRPAIQAPRSLSPGAMRPSKAVAGP; from the coding sequence ATGGCCGATCCGCACCACGCCGACGAAGCGAACGCCTATGTGCGTGGCGACATGGCCATCAAGGAACAGATTTCGACCTTCCGTCTGTTCCTGAACCTGGCCAAGTGGGGTTCTCTGGCCGTGGCGTGTCTGGTCCTGATGCTGACCCTGTGGTTTCACCCCGGGCGGCGACTTCGTCGTGGCGCTTCTGGGCGCAGTGGTCCTGGCCGCGGTCGGATTTTTCGCCCTGCGATCCAAGCCCCACGCTCGCTGAGCCCTGGGGCGATGCGGCCTTCCAAGGCCGTCGCAGGGCCGTAA
- a CDS encoding YafY family protein: MRHDKAAMVIDLARRMAASAEGLTLDEMARDMRTSRRTAERMRDAVLMLFPQAEEVSDPPSKRWRIRGGLSAFEQAPTATEMLELTKAATALRAAGEPARAAALEGLERKLKAAMRSTTLNRMAPDLEALVRAETIAVQAGPRPSADEPMLTAIRGAILAQQPLGFTYSRPGAEPRRRSVAPCGVMFGRANYLVAADRETGRIQTFRLDRMSHVAPQDGVAAPPADFDLGAFASQSFGIYQDQIEDVVVRIAPEGAAEARGWRWHPTQTFEDQADGGVIVRFRASGMRELAWHLFTWGEQAAILAPERLKTVMAEEIAAARRALDRTPD, from the coding sequence TTGAGACACGACAAGGCGGCGATGGTGATCGACCTGGCCCGGCGCATGGCGGCCAGCGCTGAAGGTCTGACCCTCGACGAGATGGCGCGTGATATGCGAACCAGTCGTCGCACCGCCGAACGGATGCGCGACGCCGTGCTGATGCTGTTCCCCCAGGCGGAAGAGGTCTCGGATCCGCCGTCCAAACGCTGGCGCATCCGGGGCGGTCTGTCGGCCTTCGAACAGGCGCCGACGGCGACGGAGATGCTGGAGCTGACCAAGGCGGCGACCGCCCTGCGCGCGGCGGGCGAACCGGCGCGGGCGGCGGCGCTGGAGGGGCTGGAACGCAAGCTGAAGGCGGCCATGCGCTCCACCACCCTGAACCGGATGGCGCCGGACCTGGAGGCCCTGGTCCGGGCCGAGACGATCGCCGTTCAGGCCGGGCCGCGCCCTTCGGCGGACGAGCCGATGCTGACCGCCATTCGCGGGGCCATCCTGGCGCAACAGCCGCTGGGCTTTACCTACTCGCGGCCGGGGGCGGAGCCGCGTCGGCGTTCGGTCGCGCCCTGCGGGGTGATGTTCGGCCGCGCCAACTATCTGGTCGCCGCCGACCGGGAGACGGGCCGTATCCAGACCTTTCGTCTGGACCGGATGAGCCACGTCGCACCGCAGGACGGCGTCGCCGCGCCGCCTGCCGATTTCGACCTGGGCGCCTTCGCCAGCCAGTCCTTTGGCATCTATCAAGACCAGATCGAGGACGTGGTTGTGCGCATCGCCCCCGAAGGCGCGGCCGAGGCCAGGGGCTGGCGTTGGCACCCGACCCAGACCTTCGAGGATCAGGCCGACGGCGGGGTGATCGTCCGTTTCCGAGCCTCGGGCATGCGCGAACTGGCCTGGCACCTGTTCACCTGGGGCGAACAGGCGGCCATCCTGGCTCCGGAACGGCTGAAGACCGTCATGGCCGAGGAGATCGCCGCCGCCCGCCGCGCCCTGGACCGGACGCCAGACTGA
- a CDS encoding NAD(P) transhydrogenase subunit alpha — translation MEHVDPTVFRLAIFVLAIFVGYYVVWSVTPALHTPLMAVTNAISSVIIVGGLIAAAAVSGDATGPSAWIAKGAGVVAVTLASVNIFGGFMVTRRMLAMYKKKERPTPKSAPEASS, via the coding sequence ATGGAACACGTCGATCCCACCGTTTTCCGCCTGGCCATCTTCGTGCTGGCGATCTTCGTCGGCTATTACGTCGTCTGGAGCGTGACGCCGGCGCTGCACACGCCGCTGATGGCCGTGACCAACGCCATTTCCAGCGTCATCATCGTCGGCGGCCTGATCGCGGCGGCGGCCGTGTCGGGTGATGCGACCGGCCCCAGCGCCTGGATCGCCAAGGGCGCCGGCGTCGTCGCCGTCACCTTGGCCAGCGTCAACATCTTCGGCGGCTTCATGGTCACGCGGCGGATGCTGGCCATGTACAAGAAGAAGGAGCGGCCCACGCCTAAGTCCGCTCCCGAGGCGTCTTCGTGA
- a CDS encoding NAD(P)(+) transhydrogenase (Re/Si-specific) subunit beta — protein sequence MNASLAALAYLVSGVLFILSLRGLSSPETSRQGNTFGMIGMALAIGVTLLTLGTTGALDPVTLALIAGGVIVGGGAGALIAKRVAMTDMPQLVAAFHSLVGMAACLVAIGAIYAPEAFGILSDDGTGIKTLSIIELSLGVAIGAITFTGSVIAFAKLNGNMSGAPIILPARHLINVGLALGLVFLIGILIGTAGAATWAFWGVFLIALVLGATLIIPIGGADMPVVVSMLNSYSGWAAAALGFTLENIALIITGALVGSSGAILSYIMCKGMNRSFISVILGGFGGGDAAAGPGGVRETRPVKQGSAEDAAFIMKNASKVIIVPGYGMAVAQAQHALREMADKLKEEGVEVKYAIHPVAGRMPGHMNVLLAEANVPYDEVFELEDINAEFATADVAFVIGANDVTNPAAKTDPTSAIYGMPILDVEKAGTVLFIKRGMGSGYAGVENELFFRDNTMMLFADAKKMVEGIVKGL from the coding sequence ATGAACGCATCCTTGGCCGCATTGGCCTATCTGGTGTCCGGGGTTCTGTTCATCCTGTCGCTGCGGGGGCTGTCCAGCCCCGAGACCAGCCGGCAGGGCAACACCTTCGGCATGATCGGCATGGCCCTGGCCATTGGCGTGACCCTGTTGACGCTGGGAACGACCGGGGCGCTGGACCCCGTGACACTGGCCCTGATCGCGGGCGGCGTCATCGTCGGCGGCGGAGCGGGGGCGCTGATCGCCAAGCGGGTGGCCATGACCGACATGCCCCAGTTGGTCGCCGCCTTCCATAGCCTGGTCGGCATGGCCGCCTGTCTGGTCGCCATCGGCGCCATCTATGCGCCCGAGGCGTTCGGAATCCTTTCCGACGACGGGACAGGCATCAAGACCCTGTCGATCATCGAACTGAGCCTCGGCGTCGCCATCGGGGCCATCACCTTCACCGGCTCGGTCATCGCCTTCGCCAAGCTGAACGGCAATATGTCGGGTGCGCCGATCATCCTGCCGGCGCGGCACCTGATCAACGTCGGCTTGGCGCTTGGCTTGGTCTTCCTGATCGGCATCCTGATCGGCACGGCCGGGGCGGCGACCTGGGCCTTCTGGGGCGTCTTCCTGATCGCCCTGGTGTTGGGCGCCACCCTGATCATTCCCATCGGCGGCGCCGACATGCCGGTCGTCGTGTCGATGCTGAACTCCTATTCCGGCTGGGCTGCGGCGGCGTTGGGCTTCACGCTTGAAAACATCGCCCTGATCATCACCGGCGCCCTGGTCGGATCGTCGGGCGCGATCCTCAGCTACATCATGTGCAAGGGCATGAACCGCAGCTTCATTTCGGTGATCCTGGGCGGGTTCGGCGGCGGCGACGCGGCGGCCGGTCCAGGCGGCGTCCGGGAAACGCGCCCCGTCAAACAGGGCTCGGCCGAGGATGCGGCCTTCATCATGAAGAACGCCTCCAAGGTCATCATCGTGCCCGGCTACGGCATGGCGGTGGCCCAGGCCCAGCATGCGCTCCGCGAAATGGCCGACAAGCTGAAGGAGGAGGGGGTCGAGGTGAAATACGCCATCCACCCCGTCGCCGGCCGGATGCCGGGCCACATGAACGTGCTCCTGGCCGAGGCCAACGTCCCCTATGACGAGGTGTTCGAGCTGGAGGACATCAACGCCGAGTTCGCCACCGCCGACGTCGCCTTCGTCATCGGCGCCAACGACGTGACCAACCCCGCCGCCAAGACCGACCCGACCAGCGCCATCTACGGCATGCCGATCCTGGACGTGGAAAAGGCCGGCACGGTGCTGTTCATCAAGCGCGGCATGGGCTCGGGCTATGCCGGCGTCGAGAACGAACTCTTCTTCCGCGACAACACCATGATGCTGTTCGCCGACGCCAAGAAGATGGTCGAGGGGATCGTGAAGGGGCTGTGA
- a CDS encoding Re/Si-specific NAD(P)(+) transhydrogenase subunit alpha — protein MAVSIAATRERREGETRCAVTPETVKKLIALGATVTVEAGTGLGSSIADADYVAAGAVVKPDTRAVLDAADIVLKVRGPTAQETSALKPGAVVIAMLDAWRDKASVEALAGANATAFAMEFVPRITRAQVMDVLSSQANLAGYRAVIEAAYAYGKGFPMMMTAAGTVAAAKCFIMGVGVAGLQAIATARRLGAVVTATDVRPATKEQVESLGAKFLAVEDEEFKNAQTAGGYAKPMSAEYQAKQAELTASHIVKQDVVITTALIPGRAAPILLTAAHVASMKPGSVIIDLAVEAGGNVEGSKLNEVVTTANGVTIVGWSNLPGRIAADASALYARNLTAFVGLLIKDGVMAVDLEDEILKAAVVTHGGAVVHEGVRGTN, from the coding sequence TTGGCCGTCTCTATCGCCGCAACCCGTGAACGCCGAGAGGGCGAGACGCGCTGCGCCGTCACGCCCGAAACGGTGAAGAAGCTGATCGCCTTGGGCGCGACCGTCACGGTCGAGGCCGGAACGGGCCTGGGCTCGTCCATCGCCGACGCGGACTATGTCGCCGCCGGCGCGGTGGTGAAGCCGGACACTCGCGCGGTGCTGGACGCCGCCGACATCGTGCTGAAGGTGCGCGGCCCCACGGCCCAGGAAACCAGCGCGCTGAAGCCCGGCGCCGTCGTCATCGCCATGCTGGACGCCTGGCGCGACAAGGCGTCGGTCGAGGCTCTGGCCGGCGCCAACGCGACCGCCTTCGCCATGGAGTTCGTGCCCCGCATCACCCGCGCCCAGGTCATGGACGTGCTGTCGTCCCAGGCCAATCTGGCCGGTTATCGCGCGGTGATCGAGGCGGCCTACGCCTATGGCAAGGGCTTCCCGATGATGATGACGGCGGCTGGCACCGTCGCCGCCGCAAAATGCTTCATCATGGGCGTGGGCGTCGCCGGGCTTCAGGCCATCGCCACCGCGCGGCGTCTGGGCGCCGTCGTCACCGCCACCGACGTCCGCCCCGCCACCAAGGAACAGGTCGAGAGCCTGGGCGCCAAATTCCTGGCCGTCGAGGACGAGGAGTTCAAGAACGCCCAGACCGCCGGCGGTTACGCCAAGCCGATGTCGGCCGAATATCAGGCGAAACAGGCCGAACTGACCGCCAGCCACATCGTCAAACAGGACGTGGTCATCACCACCGCCCTGATCCCCGGCCGGGCCGCGCCGATCCTGCTGACCGCCGCCCATGTCGCCTCGATGAAGCCCGGCTCGGTCATCATCGATCTGGCGGTCGAGGCGGGCGGCAATGTCGAGGGCTCGAAACTGAACGAGGTCGTGACCACCGCGAACGGCGTCACCATCGTCGGCTGGTCCAACCTGCCCGGCCGCATCGCCGCCGACGCCAGCGCCCTCTACGCCCGCAACCTGACCGCCTTCGTCGGCCTGTTGATCAAGGACGGCGTTATGGCGGTGGATCTGGAAGACGAAATCCTGAAGGCGGCGGTGGTCACGCACGGCGGGGCCGTGGTGCATGAAGGGGTGAGGGGAACAAACTGA
- a CDS encoding acyltransferase — protein sequence MKTVGHQRFEALDSLRGVCAILVVMFHMPVASHWRDWGFVQHAYLFVDYFFVLSGFVIAHAYAGRLKTARDAGRFMVRRFGRIWPLHVLMLAAFVGLECARAVYHFDAVTPFARDRSVESIFTNLALIQAWHVHPWLTWNGPAWTLSAEWACYLIFAGLVLIAPRRFRWIGLVLAVIGGVMVLLYARRWMNTTFDFAVPRAVYGFFLGCLLQGLWTRIPRLKGPAATGLEVLTLAVICGFIGYAEGPITVAVTLIFVVVVWVFAGEEGRVSRLLDRPALATMGRWSFAIYMVHMFILTVMMILAKRWGGVPGGRRVDFGSVWLNDLFALALFGLIVAVAVVAHRLVEQPAQRLIDRWTKPRTA from the coding sequence GTGAAGACGGTCGGACATCAGCGTTTCGAAGCCTTGGACTCCCTGCGCGGGGTCTGCGCGATCCTTGTGGTGATGTTCCACATGCCCGTCGCCAGCCACTGGCGCGACTGGGGGTTCGTTCAGCACGCCTATCTGTTCGTCGATTATTTCTTCGTCCTTTCGGGCTTCGTCATCGCCCACGCCTATGCCGGGCGGCTGAAGACGGCGCGCGACGCCGGACGGTTCATGGTGCGGCGGTTCGGCCGGATATGGCCGCTGCACGTCCTGATGCTGGCCGCCTTCGTCGGGCTGGAGTGCGCGCGGGCCGTCTATCATTTCGACGCGGTGACGCCGTTCGCGCGCGACCGGTCGGTGGAGTCGATCTTCACCAACCTGGCCCTGATCCAAGCCTGGCACGTCCACCCCTGGCTGACCTGGAACGGACCCGCCTGGACGTTGAGCGCGGAATGGGCCTGCTATCTGATTTTCGCGGGTCTGGTGCTGATCGCGCCCCGGCGTTTCCGCTGGATCGGCCTGGTCCTGGCCGTGATCGGCGGGGTGATGGTGCTGCTGTATGCGCGGCGATGGATGAACACCACCTTTGACTTCGCCGTACCGCGCGCGGTGTATGGCTTCTTCCTGGGCTGCCTGCTGCAGGGCTTGTGGACCCGGATTCCGCGCTTGAAGGGGCCGGCCGCCACCGGGCTGGAGGTTCTGACACTGGCTGTGATCTGCGGCTTCATCGGTTACGCCGAAGGGCCGATCACCGTCGCCGTGACCCTGATCTTCGTCGTCGTCGTCTGGGTCTTTGCGGGCGAGGAGGGGCGGGTGTCGCGCCTGCTGGACCGCCCGGCGCTGGCGACGATGGGGCGGTGGTCCTTCGCCATCTACATGGTCCACATGTTCATCCTGACCGTGATGATGATCCTGGCCAAGCGTTGGGGCGGGGTTCCGGGCGGCCGCCGCGTGGACTTCGGCTCGGTCTGGCTGAACGACCTGTTCGCCCTGGCCCTGTTCGGCCTGATCGTCGCTGTGGCGGTCGTGGCGCACAGGCTGGTGGAACAGCCGGCCCAACGATTGATTGACCGCTGGACCAAGCCCAGGACGGCCTGA
- a CDS encoding TonB-dependent hemoglobin/transferrin/lactoferrin family receptor — translation MRNHILLCTVAAAAMAVAFVGAPAQAEAPQVAPTQVDPVIVIGTRSERLASQTPGTVSVITDAQIEATLTTDIKDLIRYEPGVSVPTSPSRFGLALSGVGRDGNAGFTIRGMGGDRVLIINDGVRLPAGFSFGAQAVGRGGYNDLDLIKSVEILRGPASALYGSDGIAGAVAFKTKDPSDFLTGGQAFGARARVAYNSADEGWTEGLAFAGRSGSLSGLFAYTRRDYQETENKGSVGGVGAARTEANPQDFASNAYLGKLVWRAAPNHLLRLTYDHLDSVMTGDALSSRSSTVLSVTAHDKTQRDRVSGDWRFTDFAGLTDGSVSLYWQDSTTRQYTFEDRTPAVDRARDTTFDNGVYGLAAQGSRVFGAGGAVEHRVTFGGDWSKTTQEGVRDGITPPVGETFPIRAFPKTEFQLAGLFVQDEIEMLGGALSIIPAVRYDWYDLSPKVDAQFPAAASGQSDDHISPKLGVVYWTGAHLGVFANYGLGFRAPSPMQVNNYFENPVYGYRSIPNPNLAPETSESFEAGFRLRDIDVAGGKMRLNTTAFATHYDDFIDQVAVAGSGIPGIDPLVYQYVNLTEVDIRGLEARADIYWDNGFSLIGSAAYAEGEQTTGGRRTELGSVDPVKVVAGLNYAAPSGVWGGSATVTWSGKKDQATYNLSCGTTCYLGDSFTLVDLTAYWNVTERATLRAGAFNVFDETYGWWSDLRGLSATSTVKDAYTQPGRNFGLSLTLRL, via the coding sequence ATGCGCAACCATATCCTTCTCTGCACTGTCGCAGCTGCGGCGATGGCCGTCGCCTTCGTCGGCGCCCCGGCCCAGGCCGAAGCCCCGCAGGTGGCGCCGACCCAGGTCGATCCGGTCATCGTCATCGGAACCCGCTCGGAAAGGCTGGCGTCCCAGACCCCCGGCACGGTCAGCGTCATCACCGATGCGCAGATCGAGGCCACGCTGACGACCGACATCAAGGATCTGATCCGGTACGAGCCGGGGGTCAGCGTCCCCACCTCTCCCTCCCGATTCGGCCTGGCGCTGTCCGGCGTGGGCCGCGACGGAAATGCCGGCTTCACCATTCGCGGCATGGGCGGCGACCGTGTTCTGATCATCAACGACGGCGTTCGTCTGCCGGCAGGCTTCAGCTTCGGCGCCCAGGCGGTGGGGCGCGGCGGCTATAACGATCTGGACCTGATAAAGTCGGTCGAAATCCTGCGCGGCCCCGCCTCGGCCCTTTACGGCTCCGACGGAATCGCCGGCGCCGTGGCCTTCAAGACCAAGGATCCGAGCGATTTCCTGACCGGCGGTCAGGCTTTCGGGGCGCGCGCTCGCGTGGCGTACAACTCCGCCGATGAAGGCTGGACCGAGGGCCTGGCCTTCGCGGGCCGGTCGGGTTCGCTGTCGGGCCTGTTCGCCTACACCCGGCGTGACTATCAGGAGACCGAGAACAAGGGGTCGGTCGGCGGCGTGGGCGCCGCACGCACCGAAGCCAATCCGCAGGACTTCGCCAGCAACGCCTACCTGGGCAAGCTGGTGTGGCGGGCCGCGCCCAACCATCTGCTGCGTCTGACCTACGACCATCTCGATTCGGTCATGACCGGCGACGCCCTGAGCAGCCGTTCCTCGACGGTTCTATCCGTCACCGCCCACGACAAGACCCAGCGGGACCGCGTCAGCGGCGACTGGCGCTTCACCGACTTCGCCGGCCTGACCGATGGTTCGGTCAGCCTGTACTGGCAGGACTCCACGACCCGGCAATACACCTTTGAGGACCGCACACCGGCGGTGGACCGCGCACGCGACACCACCTTCGACAACGGCGTCTATGGCCTGGCCGCGCAAGGATCGCGGGTGTTCGGCGCAGGCGGCGCGGTCGAGCACCGCGTCACCTTCGGCGGCGACTGGTCCAAGACCACGCAGGAGGGGGTGCGCGACGGGATCACTCCGCCGGTCGGCGAAACCTTCCCCATCCGCGCCTTCCCCAAGACCGAGTTCCAGCTGGCCGGCCTGTTCGTCCAGGACGAGATCGAGATGCTGGGCGGCGCGCTGAGCATCATCCCCGCCGTGCGGTACGACTGGTACGACCTCTCGCCCAAGGTGGACGCCCAATTCCCGGCCGCCGCCTCGGGACAGAGCGACGACCACATTTCGCCCAAGCTGGGCGTCGTCTATTGGACGGGCGCGCACCTGGGGGTCTTCGCCAACTATGGCCTGGGCTTCCGCGCGCCGTCGCCGATGCAGGTGAACAACTATTTCGAGAACCCCGTCTACGGCTATCGCTCGATTCCCAATCCGAACCTGGCGCCGGAAACCAGCGAGAGCTTCGAGGCCGGTTTCCGCCTGCGCGACATCGACGTCGCGGGCGGCAAGATGCGGCTGAACACCACGGCCTTCGCCACCCACTATGACGACTTCATCGACCAGGTGGCGGTCGCCGGCAGCGGCATCCCCGGCATCGATCCCCTGGTCTATCAGTACGTCAACCTGACCGAGGTGGACATCCGGGGCCTGGAAGCGCGCGCCGACATCTATTGGGACAACGGCTTCAGCCTGATCGGCTCGGCCGCCTATGCCGAAGGCGAGCAGACAACCGGCGGCCGTCGCACCGAACTGGGCAGCGTCGATCCGGTGAAGGTCGTCGCCGGCCTGAACTACGCCGCGCCGTCGGGCGTATGGGGGGGATCAGCCACCGTCACCTGGTCGGGCAAGAAGGATCAGGCGACCTACAATCTGTCGTGCGGGACGACCTGCTATCTGGGCGACAGCTTCACCCTGGTGGACCTGACCGCCTACTGGAACGTGACGGAGCGGGCCACGCTGCGCGCCGGCGCCTTCAACGTCTTCGACGAGACCTATGGCTGGTGGAGCGACCTGCGGGGCCTGTCCGCCACCTCGACCGTCAAGGACGCCTACACCCAGCCGGGCCGCAATTTCGGCCTGTCCCTGACTCTGCGCCTGTAA